In Thermococcus camini, a genomic segment contains:
- the cas6 gene encoding CRISPR-associated endoribonuclease Cas6: protein MRVEIKFRPAEEGTILPFNYNYDVYTQLVAKMAIVSPEIAREAEVSHVDYFTFSRIMVRKRELIPDRGIRVLSDDVSLYISSSSNELIKAVVEGFIDSPILQIGDATFIADDIKVLKEPRIKESALFSTLSPIMVRTVKLSGNRMKIWDLYPNEESFFDKLRKVMLMRYSAIMGEMPEERDFSIDVVKFKPVRILVKDTYYRGSLMIFRYTGSSEIARFGYENGFGEKTRYGFGMVKVIDEEQEPEAQG from the coding sequence ATGAGGGTGGAGATAAAGTTCAGGCCCGCAGAGGAGGGCACGATTCTGCCGTTTAACTACAATTATGACGTTTACACTCAGTTAGTGGCCAAAATGGCCATAGTTTCCCCTGAAATAGCCAGGGAAGCTGAAGTGAGCCATGTTGACTACTTCACGTTCTCCCGCATAATGGTGCGGAAGCGCGAGCTCATCCCAGACCGGGGGATTAGGGTTCTCTCGGACGACGTCTCGCTCTACATCTCGTCCTCCTCGAACGAGCTGATAAAGGCTGTTGTTGAGGGCTTCATCGACAGTCCAATCCTGCAGATAGGGGACGCCACATTCATCGCCGATGACATAAAGGTTCTCAAGGAGCCCAGGATAAAGGAAAGCGCCCTGTTCTCGACGCTGAGTCCAATAATGGTCAGGACGGTTAAGCTGAGCGGCAACAGGATGAAGATATGGGATCTCTACCCCAACGAGGAGAGCTTCTTTGACAAGCTCCGCAAGGTAATGCTCATGCGCTATTCCGCCATAATGGGTGAGATGCCCGAGGAGAGGGACTTTTCAATAGACGTTGTCAAGTTCAAACCCGTCAGGATACTCGTTAAGGATACCTACTACCGCGGCTCGCTCATGATATTCCGCTACACCGGCTCCTCCGAGATCGCCCGCTTCGGCTATGAGAACGGTTTTGGGGAAAAAACGAGGTACGGCTTCGGAATGGTCAAAGTGATAGATGAAGAGCAAGAACCAGAAGCCCAAGGATGA
- a CDS encoding MFS transporter translates to MERTLRDIWLLNFSTFFFFLGISVVNPIISPFAITLNATPFLVGLVAGVASVVSLFSKPVGGLIGDRGYRFQAMMAGNVLGMLAGLLYITSALLGNLWIFAFARAIHGFSMGIFFPSSLSTAVDLAPPGRVGETLGWRGMMFSLGNIVGPALGGYLSDLLGFVGAFSFTVLFSLVGLALVVPVWLDGRKAVPRREERHEDVSYSELLRSYFVAASLALFFFSFSYAGVITYLPALYKVLGMPQSLFGFYMMVIGLASFVMRLVGGRSADRMGPIPVIRAGMLLVIIGYIVLILYRLPPYSYASALLIGAGFGLSVPAMQLMALGNLPQRIRTMGSSVYTMFFDLGMLGGQVTLGYVAQLEGYAGVFPLLPFIAGASLIIVHAPLIIGGRKE, encoded by the coding sequence ATCGAGAGAACGCTCCGTGACATCTGGCTCCTCAACTTCTCGACCTTCTTTTTCTTCCTGGGGATAAGTGTAGTCAACCCCATAATATCGCCCTTCGCGATAACCCTCAACGCCACCCCATTCCTGGTTGGCCTGGTTGCGGGGGTTGCCTCGGTTGTTTCGCTGTTCTCAAAGCCCGTCGGCGGTCTCATCGGCGACAGGGGCTACAGGTTCCAGGCCATGATGGCCGGCAACGTCCTGGGAATGCTGGCCGGGCTCCTCTACATAACCTCGGCACTCCTCGGAAATCTGTGGATATTCGCCTTCGCCAGGGCCATACACGGCTTTTCCATGGGGATATTCTTTCCCTCCAGCCTTTCAACCGCAGTTGACCTTGCGCCCCCGGGTAGGGTCGGCGAGACCCTGGGCTGGAGGGGCATGATGTTCTCCCTCGGCAACATAGTCGGCCCGGCCCTCGGCGGATACCTCTCCGACCTCCTCGGCTTCGTCGGGGCCTTCTCCTTCACCGTGCTGTTTTCCCTCGTTGGCCTCGCCCTTGTAGTCCCGGTCTGGCTCGATGGCAGAAAGGCCGTTCCCAGAAGGGAGGAGAGGCACGAGGACGTCAGCTACTCGGAGCTCCTCAGGAGCTATTTCGTTGCCGCGTCACTGGCGCTGTTCTTCTTCTCCTTCTCCTACGCCGGCGTCATAACGTACCTTCCAGCCCTCTACAAGGTTCTGGGAATGCCCCAGAGCCTGTTCGGCTTCTACATGATGGTCATAGGATTGGCGAGCTTCGTAATGAGGCTCGTTGGTGGCAGGAGCGCCGACAGGATGGGTCCTATTCCGGTCATACGTGCCGGCATGCTCCTTGTTATCATCGGCTACATTGTTCTGATTCTCTACAGGCTCCCGCCATACTCCTACGCCAGCGCGCTCCTCATCGGCGCGGGCTTCGGTTTATCCGTTCCCGCAATGCAGCTCATGGCCCTTGGAAACCTCCCTCAGAGGATAAGGACGATGGGTTCGAGCGTCTACACGATGTTCTTCGACCTCGGAATGCTTGGCGGCCAGGTGACCCTCGGCTACGTGGCACAGCTTGAGGGCTACGCCGGGGTCTTTCCCCTGCTCCCCTTCATAGCGGGCGCATCACTTATAATAGTCCACGCGCCCCTCATAATTGGAGGTAGGAAGGAATGA
- a CDS encoding proteasome-activating nucleotidase: protein MSVENVDIKPSDEYDDYVIYLKRRIRQLELQVRTLEADKERLERELSRLRMEMSRLRQPPAFAGTLLELLDEDRAIVQNFNGPRFVVRIAPWIERENLKPGSRVALDQRTMAVVELLPSEKDPSVLGFEVIERPTVSYKDIGGLEKQLQELREAIELPLRHPELFEKVGIEPPKGVLLYGPPGCGKTLMAKALAHEANATFIRVVGSELVRKFIGEGARLVHELFELAKEKAPTIIFIDEIDAIGAKRMDETTGGEREVNRTLMQLLAEMDGFDPRGNVKVIAATNRPDILDPALLRPGRFDRLIEVPLPDFKGRLEILKVHTRKMNLKDVDLRVIAEMTDGASGADLKAIATEAGMFAIRARREYVTQEDFMKAIEKVFGAEQRLAQQIAMHEVMYG from the coding sequence ATGAGCGTTGAAAACGTCGATATCAAACCATCGGACGAGTACGATGATTACGTCATATATCTGAAGAGACGCATAAGGCAGCTCGAGCTCCAGGTGAGAACCCTGGAAGCCGACAAGGAGAGGCTGGAGAGAGAGCTCTCCCGTCTCAGAATGGAGATGTCCCGGCTAAGGCAGCCCCCGGCATTCGCGGGCACGCTTCTCGAACTGCTCGACGAGGACAGAGCGATAGTCCAGAACTTCAACGGCCCGCGCTTTGTCGTCAGGATAGCGCCATGGATCGAGCGCGAGAACCTCAAGCCCGGTTCGAGGGTTGCCCTCGACCAGAGGACGATGGCCGTCGTGGAGCTTCTTCCCAGCGAGAAAGACCCAAGCGTCCTCGGGTTTGAGGTCATCGAGAGACCCACCGTCAGTTACAAGGACATAGGCGGCCTGGAGAAACAGCTTCAGGAACTCAGGGAGGCAATAGAGCTTCCACTAAGGCACCCGGAGCTCTTCGAGAAGGTCGGAATCGAGCCGCCTAAGGGGGTTCTCCTCTACGGTCCGCCCGGCTGCGGAAAGACGCTAATGGCCAAGGCCCTGGCTCACGAGGCCAACGCAACCTTCATCCGCGTCGTTGGCAGCGAACTCGTGAGGAAGTTCATAGGCGAAGGGGCAAGGCTGGTTCACGAGCTGTTTGAACTCGCCAAAGAAAAGGCCCCGACCATAATCTTCATAGACGAGATAGACGCGATAGGAGCGAAGAGGATGGACGAAACCACAGGCGGCGAGAGGGAGGTCAACAGAACCCTTATGCAGCTCCTGGCGGAGATGGACGGCTTCGACCCAAGGGGCAACGTGAAAGTCATAGCGGCAACCAACAGGCCGGACATCCTCGATCCAGCTCTGTTGAGACCCGGCAGGTTCGACAGACTGATAGAAGTTCCGCTTCCGGACTTCAAGGGCAGGCTGGAGATACTCAAGGTGCACACGAGGAAGATGAACCTCAAGGACGTCGACCTGCGCGTAATCGCGGAGATGACCGATGGGGCCAGCGGTGCGGACCTGAAGGCCATAGCGACCGAGGCCGGAATGTTCGCCATAAGGGCGAGGCGCGAGTACGTCACCCAGGAGGACTTCATGAAGGCCATCGAGAAGGTCTTCGGCGCGGAGCAGAGGCTCGCCCAGCAGATAGCCATGCACGAGGTCATGTACGGCTGA
- a CDS encoding radical SAM protein, whose translation MKVRVSYGTAIAMGLIRARMLARPTTAYLMTYHEGRCRNNCAFCPQARESRADLKKLSRITWPAFDVEEVVEALPSGRFARICLQTVDYPGLVSDVIELLDLFQPLGLPVSVSITPVNRATLGEFKSMGVDYIGVGLDVASERLYPEIKDSLYSWDEMWRFTRDVIDVFGDGKALVHLIIGLGETDREAVETIWRAYSMGAWVSLFAFTPIRGTRLENAKPPSLARYRRIQVAHYLIKERLAAPEDFEFDAGDSLVGFGIDKEKLAKLLPPEIFATHGCPGCNRPYYNERPKKEPYNFPESPGGDYVRRVLDSIL comes from the coding sequence ATGAAAGTCAGGGTCTCCTACGGGACGGCAATAGCGATGGGGCTGATAAGGGCCAGGATGCTCGCAAGACCGACCACCGCTTATCTCATGACGTACCACGAGGGCCGCTGCAGAAACAACTGTGCCTTCTGTCCCCAGGCGAGGGAAAGCAGGGCCGATCTGAAAAAGCTCTCCAGGATAACCTGGCCTGCCTTTGACGTTGAAGAGGTCGTTGAGGCCCTTCCTTCTGGGAGGTTCGCGAGGATATGCCTCCAGACTGTTGATTATCCGGGCCTGGTCTCCGATGTTATCGAACTCCTTGACCTCTTCCAGCCGCTGGGTCTTCCGGTCTCGGTCTCGATAACCCCCGTGAATAGGGCCACCCTTGGAGAGTTCAAATCAATGGGTGTTGACTACATCGGCGTTGGCCTCGACGTGGCCAGTGAGAGGCTCTACCCGGAGATAAAGGACTCCCTCTACTCCTGGGACGAGATGTGGCGTTTCACGAGGGACGTTATCGACGTCTTCGGCGATGGAAAGGCCCTCGTGCACCTCATAATCGGGCTCGGGGAGACGGATAGAGAGGCAGTGGAGACAATCTGGAGGGCGTACTCGATGGGTGCCTGGGTTTCCCTCTTTGCCTTCACCCCCATACGGGGAACCCGCCTTGAGAACGCGAAGCCCCCAAGCCTCGCGAGATACAGGAGAATCCAGGTGGCCCACTACCTCATAAAGGAGCGTCTCGCCGCGCCGGAGGATTTCGAGTTCGATGCGGGCGATTCCTTGGTTGGTTTTGGGATTGATAAAGAAAAGCTTGCCAAACTCCTTCCCCCGGAGATATTCGCCACCCATGGCTGTCCGGGCTGCAACAGGCCGTACTACAATGAAAGACCCAAAAAGGAACCCTACAACTTCCCCGAAAGTCCAGGGGGGGACTACGTGAGGCGCGTTCTTGACTCTATCCTCTGA
- a CDS encoding isoaspartyl peptidase/L-asparaginase family protein → MVAIIVHGGAGTIRKEERIPKVIEGVREAVLAGWRELRRGSALDAVEEAVKVLEDNPLFNAGTGSVLTLDGKVEMDAAIMRGRTLEAGAVAGIWGVRNPISVARKVMEKTDHVLLNGEGAVKFARLLGFEEYNPVTDERLKQWEELRKKLLETGETRHWKKLNELIREYPEVLRSTVGAVAFDGEEIVAGTSTGGVFLKMFGRVGDTPIIGGGTYANEVAGASCTGLGEVAIKLALAKSATDFVRLGMDAQAASDAAISLATKYFGADTMGIIMVDAKGNVGFAKNTKHMSHAFMRDGMDEPTAGV, encoded by the coding sequence ATGGTTGCGATAATAGTTCACGGCGGTGCCGGCACGATAAGGAAGGAGGAGCGCATTCCAAAGGTTATCGAGGGCGTTAGGGAGGCGGTTCTGGCCGGCTGGCGCGAGCTCAGGCGGGGTTCTGCTTTGGATGCGGTTGAGGAGGCCGTCAAGGTTCTTGAGGACAACCCGCTTTTCAACGCAGGAACTGGGAGCGTTCTTACCCTCGACGGAAAGGTCGAGATGGACGCGGCAATAATGCGCGGAAGAACTCTGGAAGCCGGCGCCGTTGCCGGAATCTGGGGTGTTAGGAACCCCATAAGCGTGGCGAGAAAGGTCATGGAGAAGACAGACCACGTGCTCCTCAACGGCGAGGGGGCTGTAAAGTTCGCCCGCTTGCTCGGCTTCGAGGAGTACAACCCGGTGACCGATGAGAGGCTGAAGCAGTGGGAGGAGCTGAGGAAGAAGCTGCTCGAAACCGGTGAGACGAGACACTGGAAGAAGCTCAACGAGCTCATCAGGGAGTATCCTGAAGTCCTCAGGAGTACGGTCGGAGCGGTTGCCTTCGATGGTGAAGAGATCGTTGCCGGAACGTCCACCGGTGGAGTGTTCCTCAAGATGTTCGGCAGGGTCGGCGACACGCCGATAATCGGCGGCGGAACCTATGCCAACGAGGTCGCGGGGGCTTCCTGCACGGGGCTCGGTGAGGTGGCGATAAAGCTCGCTTTAGCCAAGAGTGCCACCGACTTCGTCCGCCTCGGAATGGACGCCCAGGCCGCGAGCGATGCAGCTATAAGCCTCGCCACAAAGTACTTCGGCGCCGACACCATGGGCATAATAATGGTTGATGCGAAAGGTAACGTCGGCTTCGCCAAGAATACGAAGCACATGAGCCACGCCTTCATGAGAGACGGCATGGACGAACCCACAGCGGGGGTTTGA
- a CDS encoding HAD family hydrolase translates to MDVRLVVFDLDGTLVGAPKPFTQLKEELKSRLLAEGIPGETLGDLTPMYENLQRIAGETGRDFGELYSHMVELETERISESFLFEGVRETLEFLREKGIQMAVMTRSSRKAALRALEMHGIAGYFSVVFTRDDVPPAELKPNPGQLKRIIEALGVEPTRTLVVGDHGYDILPAKELGALSVMITSHESGRMSFSVDVESDFEVPTMEEFRNLIEALLDTYIVVPAYNEERMVGTVLEDLLRYFRHDEIIVVNDGSRDRTEEIARSKGVHVLTHLVNRGLGGALGTGIAYALRKNARLILTFDADGQHLVSDALRVMKPVAEGRADFAVGSRLRGDTSQMPFVKRFGNFVLDAITAVFAGEYVSDSQSGLRCFSRNCAARIRITCDRYAVSSEIIIEAAKGGCRIVEVPIKAVYTEYSMKKGTNIFEGVKIALNLLFDKLR, encoded by the coding sequence ATGGACGTGAGGCTCGTAGTCTTCGACCTCGATGGAACGCTCGTTGGTGCTCCAAAACCCTTCACTCAACTCAAGGAGGAGCTGAAATCCAGGCTCCTGGCGGAAGGAATACCCGGGGAGACCCTCGGGGACCTCACTCCTATGTACGAGAATCTTCAGAGGATAGCGGGGGAAACGGGCAGGGATTTCGGAGAACTCTATTCTCATATGGTGGAGCTTGAAACCGAGCGCATATCGGAGAGTTTTCTTTTTGAGGGCGTCAGGGAAACCCTGGAGTTTCTCAGGGAGAAGGGCATCCAGATGGCTGTGATGACCCGCAGCTCCAGGAAGGCGGCCCTCAGGGCCCTTGAGATGCACGGCATAGCGGGATATTTCAGCGTGGTGTTCACGCGGGACGATGTTCCTCCGGCGGAGCTTAAGCCGAACCCGGGCCAGCTGAAACGGATAATAGAAGCCCTCGGCGTTGAGCCGACCAGAACCCTCGTGGTCGGCGACCACGGTTACGATATCCTGCCGGCGAAGGAGCTTGGGGCGCTCTCGGTCATGATAACCTCTCACGAGTCTGGAAGGATGAGCTTCTCCGTCGATGTGGAGTCTGACTTCGAGGTTCCAACGATGGAGGAGTTCAGAAATCTGATTGAGGCCCTTCTGGACACGTATATAGTCGTTCCTGCCTACAACGAGGAGCGCATGGTGGGCACCGTTTTGGAGGATCTGCTGCGCTACTTCAGGCACGACGAGATAATCGTTGTCAACGACGGCTCCCGCGACAGAACCGAGGAGATAGCCCGCTCAAAGGGCGTTCACGTTCTCACGCACCTGGTCAACAGGGGGCTCGGCGGTGCCCTCGGCACGGGCATCGCCTACGCGCTCAGGAAAAACGCCCGGCTGATCCTCACCTTCGATGCCGACGGCCAGCATCTCGTGAGTGATGCCCTCCGCGTAATGAAGCCCGTCGCCGAGGGTAGAGCGGACTTCGCGGTCGGCTCCCGCCTCAGGGGCGACACCAGTCAGATGCCGTTTGTCAAGCGCTTTGGCAACTTCGTCCTCGACGCGATAACAGCGGTCTTTGCCGGGGAGTACGTCAGCGACAGCCAGAGCGGACTTCGGTGTTTCAGCCGCAACTGCGCGGCCAGAATAAGGATAACCTGCGACCGTTACGCGGTTTCGAGCGAAATCATCATTGAGGCTGCCAAAGGTGGGTGCAGAATAGTCGAGGTTCCAATAAAGGCGGTCTACACGGAGTACTCGATGAAAAAGGGCACCAACATATTTGAGGGCGTTAAAATCGCGCTCAACCTGCTGTTCGATAAGCTGAGGTGA
- a CDS encoding MraY family glycosyltransferase: MIEAAPLIGLTLTLILTPYLAGRLKRAGITGRDIHKLDRPEVAEMGGLALLVAIPLALAPSLNPETARALLVFLLFGVVGIVDDLTALRQSHKVALSLLVAVPTVFFGVSSRIDILGHTIDLGILYPVFAVLFVTGSANLVNLLAGFNGLEIGTSAVALGFLAVVTDGPARGLALAGFGAALGFLWWNRYPARVFPGDTGTLSMGALIGLVGILGKAELYAAILLVPHFLDFVIKAVGVRFGVRKHGRTEVLPDGTLKAPPYPSFLGTIMRKVKVNEPRLVAIVWGIEFILGLLVLALHLSL, encoded by the coding sequence ATGATAGAGGCTGCTCCGCTTATAGGTTTAACCCTAACCCTCATCCTCACCCCGTACCTCGCAGGGAGATTGAAGCGAGCGGGCATCACCGGAAGGGACATACACAAGCTCGACCGGCCCGAAGTTGCCGAGATGGGCGGACTGGCGCTCCTCGTTGCCATCCCCCTGGCGCTGGCACCGTCCCTCAATCCCGAAACCGCCCGGGCCCTCCTTGTATTCCTGCTCTTCGGAGTCGTTGGAATCGTGGACGACCTGACGGCACTCAGACAGTCCCACAAGGTGGCCCTCTCCCTCCTGGTCGCGGTTCCGACTGTGTTCTTCGGGGTATCTTCGCGGATAGACATCCTCGGCCACACCATCGATCTCGGAATCCTCTACCCCGTCTTCGCGGTGCTTTTCGTTACGGGCTCGGCAAACCTGGTGAACCTGCTGGCCGGCTTCAACGGCCTTGAGATTGGAACCTCCGCCGTGGCCCTGGGCTTTCTGGCCGTGGTAACCGACGGACCCGCCAGGGGTCTGGCGCTGGCGGGATTCGGCGCCGCCCTGGGGTTCCTGTGGTGGAACCGCTACCCCGCGAGGGTCTTCCCCGGTGATACCGGAACGCTGAGCATGGGCGCGCTGATTGGGCTCGTCGGAATACTCGGAAAGGCTGAACTTTACGCGGCGATACTCCTCGTCCCGCACTTTCTGGACTTCGTGATAAAGGCTGTTGGGGTTAGGTTTGGGGTCAGGAAACACGGAAGAACGGAAGTCCTGCCCGACGGGACGCTGAAAGCACCGCCGTACCCCAGCTTTCTGGGAACGATAATGAGAAAGGTCAAGGTGAACGAGCCGAGGCTCGTCGCGATAGTCTGGGGGATAGAGTTCATCCTTGGGCTTCTGGTTCTTGCTCTTCATCTATCACTTTGA
- a CDS encoding MFS transporter, with translation MRKRLLLLVSLGWVFNYAHRMAIPPLIPMIKAELGINNAEAGLLMTTLLLPYALIQVPAGYIGDRFGRKRLLVLSIIGYSLSSALIVFAREYWELLAVRALYGLFSGLYYAPATALISEVYRERKGSALGVFMVGPPVGSGIAPLIVVPIAVNLEWRYAFLALSMLSLAIGIALTFAVRGEVSKPSRVRFSIPRNVFLLSAANFIVLAAFFGLLTFLVSFLVNSGVSLKTASLLFSLLSVIGITGSLVGGGLYDRIGRRSVAVVFGLNALLTLILALTASPWVIIPLGITFYSVGAIVTAYTSEKATGENLGSVMGFVNMVGFFGATVGPYAVGLLIDHFGYEKAFLSIPAMYLLAGVLVKLEE, from the coding sequence ATGCGGAAGAGGCTCCTCCTGCTGGTCTCGCTTGGCTGGGTCTTCAACTACGCCCACAGGATGGCAATCCCGCCCCTTATTCCGATGATAAAGGCCGAGCTGGGAATAAACAACGCCGAGGCCGGCCTTCTAATGACGACCCTGCTTTTACCCTACGCACTCATACAGGTTCCAGCCGGATACATAGGTGACCGCTTTGGGCGGAAAAGGCTCCTTGTTCTCAGCATAATCGGCTACTCGCTCTCATCCGCTCTCATAGTCTTTGCCCGCGAGTACTGGGAACTGCTCGCGGTTCGGGCACTCTACGGCCTCTTTTCCGGCCTCTACTATGCTCCCGCAACAGCGCTGATAAGCGAGGTCTATCGGGAGAGAAAGGGCTCCGCGCTGGGCGTCTTCATGGTCGGCCCGCCCGTCGGCAGCGGGATAGCGCCGCTGATAGTCGTCCCCATAGCGGTGAACCTCGAATGGCGCTACGCCTTTCTGGCACTCTCGATGCTGAGTCTGGCAATCGGAATAGCGCTGACCTTTGCGGTTAGGGGCGAGGTTTCAAAGCCATCCCGCGTCAGGTTCTCCATACCTCGGAACGTTTTCCTCCTCAGCGCGGCGAACTTCATAGTCCTCGCCGCCTTCTTCGGTCTCCTCACGTTCCTTGTGTCCTTCCTGGTGAACTCGGGGGTCTCCCTTAAGACCGCGTCCCTGCTGTTCTCCCTTCTCTCGGTTATCGGAATCACTGGCTCTCTCGTGGGGGGCGGACTGTACGACAGGATCGGGAGGCGCAGCGTGGCGGTGGTCTTCGGCCTCAACGCCCTCCTCACGTTGATTCTCGCCCTCACGGCTTCCCCATGGGTGATAATCCCTCTGGGCATTACCTTCTACTCTGTGGGAGCCATAGTCACGGCCTACACGTCAGAAAAGGCCACCGGGGAGAACCTCGGTTCCGTCATGGGCTTCGTTAACATGGTCGGGTTCTTTGGTGCAACCGTCGGGCCCTATGCCGTCGGTCTCCTGATAGATCACTTCGGCTACGAAAAGGCTTTCCTGTCGATACCGGCTATGTACCTGCTGGCGGGGGTGCTGGTAAAACTGGAGGAGTGA
- a CDS encoding serine/threonine-protein kinase RIO2 produces the protein MVSKLLALEAYPNLRDLDFRILRGVELNMRHHRWVPLEDIARFTRTDIETASFRLGKLDDWGLVARRSDIGYIGYQLTIHGYDVLAIRALAKKGVIEAINPAHVGVGKDADVYIGMTPSGEKVAVKFNRIGGRTASRRAGYHGHVFQDKHHTSWLYVSRLIAKKEYEALTLLSPIARVPRPVAWNRHVVVMEFIEGTELAELRDTDLAREEAKEILDRVLEEYLKIVRFGIVHSDMSEFNVVLTHDEGEILIIDWAQHITTARPESYELLKRDLRVVLNAFRRRWRVEKRFEDVWPEFEKAWLESRGEG, from the coding sequence ATGGTGAGCAAGCTACTGGCACTCGAGGCCTATCCCAACCTGCGGGACCTCGACTTCAGGATACTCAGAGGGGTAGAGCTGAACATGCGGCACCACCGATGGGTGCCCCTGGAGGACATCGCGCGCTTCACGAGAACGGACATCGAGACTGCCTCGTTCAGGCTCGGGAAGCTCGACGACTGGGGGCTCGTGGCCAGGAGGAGCGACATCGGCTACATAGGCTACCAGCTCACGATACACGGCTACGACGTCCTCGCCATAAGGGCGCTCGCGAAAAAGGGCGTTATCGAGGCGATAAACCCCGCCCACGTTGGCGTGGGAAAGGACGCTGACGTTTACATAGGAATGACCCCCTCGGGTGAAAAGGTCGCCGTCAAGTTCAACCGCATCGGTGGAAGAACCGCATCGCGGAGGGCTGGCTACCACGGCCACGTCTTCCAGGATAAGCACCACACGAGCTGGCTCTACGTCTCAAGGCTGATAGCCAAAAAGGAGTACGAGGCGCTAACTCTTCTGAGCCCGATAGCCCGGGTGCCGAGGCCGGTAGCATGGAACAGGCACGTGGTCGTTATGGAGTTCATAGAAGGAACCGAGCTGGCGGAGCTTCGTGACACGGATCTAGCGAGGGAAGAGGCGAAAGAGATACTCGACCGCGTTCTGGAGGAGTACCTCAAGATAGTCCGCTTCGGCATCGTTCACTCGGACATGAGCGAGTTCAACGTGGTTCTAACCCACGACGAGGGCGAGATACTCATAATCGACTGGGCCCAGCACATAACGACCGCCCGCCCTGAGAGCTATGAACTTCTGAAGAGGGATCTGCGGGTGGTGCTGAACGCATTCCGGAGACGGTGGCGTGTGGAGAAGAGGTTTGAGGATGTCTGGCCGGAATTTGAAAAGGCCTGGCTCGAGAGCCGGGGTGAGGGATGA
- a CDS encoding phosphate signaling complex PhoU family protein — protein MEFRKIQFTGRSSYIISLPKKWVREHNLSQGDVVPLSINPDGSITIFPKEPKEISERKVLTISREYSPDMAVRLVISAYIQGYDVLEIHLAEEMPIYKVKMRKVLQSLPGVEIILDEPQRMVAKSLLDEEEVNLAELLNRIRSLIMSMLGDLELLIQNPGEEEILRDINDLENELDRFYFLIIRAVNRILTKRGVTEESGIIRRTFDLLGILFIVRNIERIGDHITRIAENPGEVNVPYLKEKFGQMMAQIEERDLTKIDGLMLELKGEIRSIDYRQSIAKESYRRILEYLENIGETIINMALS, from the coding sequence ATGGAGTTCAGGAAAATCCAATTTACCGGCAGGAGTTCATACATAATCTCCCTCCCAAAAAAATGGGTTCGGGAGCACAACCTCAGCCAGGGCGACGTGGTTCCGCTCTCCATAAACCCTGACGGCAGCATAACCATATTCCCCAAGGAGCCGAAGGAGATAAGCGAGAGGAAGGTCCTTACGATATCCCGCGAGTATTCCCCAGACATGGCCGTCAGGCTTGTCATATCCGCCTACATCCAGGGCTACGACGTTCTTGAGATTCACCTGGCCGAGGAGATGCCGATATACAAGGTGAAGATGCGCAAGGTTCTCCAGAGCCTTCCCGGCGTTGAGATAATCCTCGACGAACCCCAGAGGATGGTGGCCAAGAGTCTCCTCGACGAGGAGGAGGTCAACCTGGCCGAGCTCCTCAACAGGATTCGCTCCCTCATAATGTCCATGCTCGGCGACCTTGAGCTTCTCATTCAAAACCCCGGGGAGGAGGAGATACTCAGGGACATCAACGACCTCGAGAACGAGCTTGACAGGTTCTACTTTCTCATAATCCGTGCGGTCAACAGAATCCTCACCAAGCGCGGCGTCACCGAGGAAAGCGGCATAATCAGGAGGACCTTTGACCTGCTCGGCATACTCTTCATAGTCCGGAACATCGAGCGCATCGGAGACCACATAACGCGCATCGCCGAGAATCCGGGTGAGGTGAACGTTCCGTACCTGAAGGAGAAGTTCGGCCAGATGATGGCCCAAATCGAGGAGCGCGACCTCACGAAGATCGACGGGCTGATGCTCGAGCTTAAGGGGGAGATACGCTCAATAGACTACCGTCAGTCCATAGCAAAGGAGAGCTACAGGAGGATACTGGAATACCTTGAGAACATTGGCGAGACGATAATCAACATGGCGCTGAGCTGA